Genomic window (Bombus pascuorum chromosome 8, iyBomPasc1.1, whole genome shotgun sequence):
ACTATGATATGAACTATAAATAAAGATCAagcttcttttctctttttatatgtCTTAGATTCATATCTTTATATTCTAACAGTTAGTTTAAGAGGTGTCTTTATTGAGGCAAAAATTCAAAAGTGCGATTTAATCATTCTTCTAACCTTTATAACACTAGTTTCTTCGCTGTATGACACTTCTAGTATCCTGGAACAAGTCAATGCTGACAGCTCTGGTCTGTTGGGATACCGTCTATGAAATTCTTTACTAAATCTCATATGTCACTGTTTccagttaaataaaataccctatacgtatatgtgcatatatctacatttataaacataatatttttaagcatAATCTGTGTAtcaaatgtatttacatatatcataCATCTTATGCAGTCATTATAAATTACAGTGCATCTGTAACCGCTGTGTTTGAACTAGAAGATGGAACCGAAAAAAGTTTTATACGTTCTGTACAAGGCTCTTCTTCGGAACACAGAATAAATAACAATgtaagttttatatatttttttagttagtttagttagaaatttaatttgaatggaaatttacaaattttcatgtGTATTATGTAGGTAGTTACTAGCCAAGTATATCTCAATGAGTTAGAACAACTTGGTATTAATGTCAAAGCAAAAAATTTCCTTGTATTTCAAGGAGCTGTAGAATCAATAGCAATGAAAAATCCGAAAGAACGTACTGCACTTTTTGAAGAAATTAGTAATTCTGGAGCATTAAAGGCAGAATACGAAAGGTAATCTATATACATAAACtagcatatatattttttatgcaatATTATACACAGTCATATTGGTAATTtcaatatgtacattatatgaatatagaacaataattaaaggaaagtttaataattaattttaacctTTTCTACTTGAAAGTAAGGCAAGGAAAGGCATCAttcattaaacattaaattttgtttcattatttccttttgtaatatatatattgtattgtatattatatatataatttataatataatatatatataattgtatatgtatatacatataagaggattattaataaaaatgtgtttATCATTAACTAAGGgtaatcattattttaacGTATTATATAACAGTTCAATATAtctaaaagataaataacatactgtataatatttcttttttttttttaaattagtttcTGATAAACATGTTGCAATTATAGatagattttttacttttatagaTTAAGAACGGAAATGTTAAAAGCAGAAGAGGAAACTCAATTTTCATACCAGAAGAAGAAAGGTATTGCTGCTGAAAGGAAAGAAGCAAAactagaaaaagaagaagctgAGAAGTATCAACGTTTAAAGGAAGAATATGTAggtcatttatttattcattaatttcaaatttaaacaaattatataatttataaatccaTTATTGAATCAATTTTAAATGACTTAATATTATCTATTTCATTATAGATAGAAAAACAAGTAGAGCTtcaattatttcgtttatttcataatGAAAAGAGTACAGAGAATTTAGAAGTTtcacagaaaaagaaacaacatgaaatagaaaagattgagaagaaaaaggaaaaagcagaagaattattaaaggagaaaaagaaagaagctgGAAAATTAGGGAGGGATCTTGCTAAAATCGAACAGGATATTAGAGAAGTAGAAGttgaaataacaaagaaaagacCCACATTCATCAAAGCAAAAGAACGTGTTGCACACATGCaaaaaaaagtagaatctGCTCGGAAGTCACTGGCTCAAGCACGTATTGCAGATGAAGCTCATAAGAAAGATATACACGAACTTCAAGAAGAACTGCGACAAGTAGAAGATGCTAAAGCAGCTTATGAAACAAGTATTGCTGGACAATCACAATTACAAGGAAGAGATGTGCAACTTGAAGATGAACAGGTAAGAAAATTCAAGTGggatttatatataaaaatatttttcaaaatatgtcATCTTAAAGTAAgattataaatcatttttctaatattatgttataataatcctatttaattaaagctacaataattatatacatcttaaaatttaaagacCAAAATAGTCATTATTATAatcattatattaaatattaatttaaggTGAGGGAGTATAATCGCCTGAAAGAGGAAGCAGGTAAACAATCAGCGAGATATTTACAACTTCTTGATTCTATTAATCGGGAGCAAAAATCTGATCAAGATAGACTTGATaatgaaggaagaaaaaagacagAAATAGAGAataaacacaaacaaaaaggTCATATGCGAGATGAAGCTCTTAAAAGAgtagaaaaattagaagaacATATAAGGACGTCAGAAGCTGCCTTAGAAGATCAAAAAAAGTTGCGGGCCGACTTACAATCTGATGTTGGTACatcaaaagataaaatacaaaatttacaacGGGAATTAGAGAGCATCTCAGAGCAGCTAGGTGATGCAAAGGTTGATAAACATGAAGTATCAagaactaaaaagaaaactgaaattgtagaaaattttaaacgcCTCTTTCCTGGAGTAGTAAGTAACAGAttagatttaatattttatttataaatcattttcttacaaattattattttaccagTCTAACAATGTAATTGTcatgtaattattattgttattattattttttagtatGATCGCATGTACAATATGTGTGAACCTATTCATAAGAGGTACAATGTTGCAATTACAAAAGTTCTTGGCAAATATATGGAAGCTATAGTTGTTGATACTGAAAAAACAGCTAGACAATGTATCCAGTATCTTAAAGAGCAATATCTTGAACCAGAAACATTTCTGCCTCTTGATTACATCCAAACAAAGCCATTAAAAGAAAGACTTAGGTATGTAACGTAAACATAACTTTAGACATTAGCtgcataatttttaaatatttagaagagtcattatttctattcttaacagtatctttgtatattttctcaGTTCTCCCTTCATATTGCAAAGATTTTagtaatttctaatttctaattagttttaatttcttctgttACGATTGatcccttctttctctctttttgttttagaaatatacaagagcctaaaaatgtaaaattgttgtatgATGTGTTACATTTTTCACCTAAAGATATTGACAGAGCTGTGTTATTTGCTACAAATAATGCACTTGTATGTGAAACACCTGAAGATGCAAATAAAGTAGCTTATGAAATGGATAAAAAAGCAAGATAtgatgtatgtatgtatagaacaactaattttttaaaaagttacaataattaatatatacatgtaattaCAGTGTGTTGCATTAGATGGAACATTTTATCAGAAAGCAGGTATTATATCTGGTGGTAGTTTAGATCTTGCAAAGAAAGCGAAAAGATGGGATGAGAAACAAATGTCTCAATTAAAGGCACAGAAAGTAAGACATTCTATTTCCATATACAGTGtacttgtatattttactGTACAAAATTGTTCCacagtatattttaaatattttgtaggaAAAATTAACAGAAGAATTACGTGAATCTTTGAAAAAATCAAGAAAAGAATCTGAATTAAATACAGTTGAATCTCAAATACGAGGGTTGGAAacacgtttaaaatataataaaagcgATCTTACTGCTAcggtaaataatataatttataatgctATAAAactgcaataataataataataacagaattttaacatatcttttatatacttgctcattgaaaattatacgtattacaGCAAAAACAAATTTCGGAACTTGAAACAGAATTAGATGCCCTTCAGaacgaattaaatatgtttgGTGTATgtagattttttatattttattacacttaTGTAAGAATGCTTACTAAATTGATATATCGTTCGTATATAGCCAACAATAACTGTAATTGAAAAAACTATGGCTGAGAGAGATCAAGAAATACAGAATATCAAGGAAAAGATGAATAATGTTGAAGATGATGTATTTGCTAGTTTTTGTGAACAAATAGGTGTATCTAATATTCGACAATATGAAGAAAGAGAATTACGGTATGTGTacttaaatttgataaatatgatattaagtttaataaatataaatattgccATTTCAGTTTTTAGTATAACAAGAAACTTAGTGTTTCATTCtcattaacaaatttttgtatattaggaaaaaatggagaaaataatttttcttacaattgATTAGTTCTTATAATTATACTTCTAGATCACAACAAGAAAGAGCAAAGAAGAGGATggaatttgaaaatcaatGCAATCGCATTTATAATCAATTAGATTTTGAGAAACAACGTGATACAGAAAGTGAGTAGaatttaactttatatgcGTACTTTTAAGGAATTTAATACTCgctttgttaaattaatatttaattgagataaatataaatgagaatatgtaaaatttaggTAACGTATTACGATGGGAACGTGCCGTTCAAGATGCAGAAGATAAACTTGAATCTGCCCGGCAGACTGAATCTAATCAAAAAGCAGAAATAGATCATGATGAAACTCAAATGGAGCAATTGAAGTCCGCGCGAAACGCAAAAAAGATGGAAGTTGATCAAAAAGAAGACGAAATAGGCAAAGCTAGACGTGAAGTTGGAGCAATAGCAAAAGATATACAAGCTGCtcaaaaacaattaaatgGTATTGAAAccaaaattgaacaaaaaaaagctGAACGTCATGCTATTCTAATGCAATGTAAGGTATGTTgtgaaacaaaatgaaattaatcaatCTATTATTTAAGGATTTTATAGAAACAAGTATATGaatgtaatgttatattagATGGAAGACATTGCAATTCCAATGCTTCAcggaaatatggaagatataGCTAGTGAAACTACTGCAACTAATAATTCGGAAACTAATAATGACTCATCCTTGAGTACTCACCAACAATATGAACGTGAAAAACGAATAACTGTAGATTATGCCCTTCTTCCTGAAAATTTGAAGGATATAGAAGAGGAAGATATTAAGAAAACTACTGACAAACTAACGAAAACGATTAATGATCTACAGAGTACTATTCAACGTATTCAAGCACCAAATATGAAGGTAAGAACTATAATAttgcaaatagaaaattacaatttaattttgtttaagatACTACATATAGTATACTCCAGATGAAGGGGTTTCGTGAGGTTACACTAACTCTTTTTGCTAACTCAGTGAAAACAGTAACAAGTAACTCTAAAATCTCACAGTaaagatatgtaaaaataataattttaaatgtccAATAATTCGGTTactaatagaaatttatattcttatgtTTTCCTAGCTTTATGCAACTAACAAGAAGGAactgataatatattttagtgACAACGAAAGCGATTGCATATTTAGTCTATTTCTCAGTCGATTACATGCATTGGAATATGTTAATTgtttgaaagaatattttctttttccttcttgaAAATCTTTCATTCATAATGTTGATCTTTTTAAGGCTATTCAAAAGTTAT
Coding sequences:
- the LOC132910083 gene encoding structural maintenance of chromosomes protein 1A translates to MPAFLKHIEVENFKSYRGKLIIGPLKSFTAVVGPNGSGKSNFMDAISFVMGEKTSSLRVKRFSELIHGASIGMPVARSASVTAVFELEDGTEKSFIRSVQGSSSEHRINNNVVTSQVYLNELEQLGINVKAKNFLVFQGAVESIAMKNPKERTALFEEISNSGALKAEYERLRTEMLKAEEETQFSYQKKKGIAAERKEAKLEKEEAEKYQRLKEEYIEKQVELQLFRLFHNEKSTENLEVSQKKKQHEIEKIEKKKEKAEELLKEKKKEAGKLGRDLAKIEQDIREVEVEITKKRPTFIKAKERVAHMQKKVESARKSLAQARIADEAHKKDIHELQEELRQVEDAKAAYETSIAGQSQLQGRDVQLEDEQVREYNRLKEEAGKQSARYLQLLDSINREQKSDQDRLDNEGRKKTEIENKHKQKGHMRDEALKRVEKLEEHIRTSEAALEDQKKLRADLQSDVGTSKDKIQNLQRELESISEQLGDAKVDKHEVSRTKKKTEIVENFKRLFPGVYDRMYNMCEPIHKRYNVAITKVLGKYMEAIVVDTEKTARQCIQYLKEQYLEPETFLPLDYIQTKPLKERLRNIQEPKNVKLLYDVLHFSPKDIDRAVLFATNNALVCETPEDANKVAYEMDKKARYDCVALDGTFYQKAGIISGGSLDLAKKAKRWDEKQMSQLKAQKEKLTEELRESLKKSRKESELNTVESQIRGLETRLKYNKSDLTATQKQISELETELDALQNELNMFGPTITVIEKTMAERDQEIQNIKEKMNNVEDDVFASFCEQIGVSNIRQYEERELRSQQERAKKRMEFENQCNRIYNQLDFEKQRDTESNVLRWERAVQDAEDKLESARQTESNQKAEIDHDETQMEQLKSARNAKKMEVDQKEDEIGKARREVGAIAKDIQAAQKQLNGIETKIEQKKAERHAILMQCKMEDIAIPMLHGNMEDIASETTATNNSETNNDSSLSTHQQYEREKRITVDYALLPENLKDIEEEDIKKTTDKLTKTINDLQSTIQRIQAPNMKAIQKLYLAKEKLQETNEEFEQSRKKAKKAKTQFEKIKKERHDRFMACFEHVANEIDPIYKSLAKNQSAQAFLGPENPEEPYLDGINYNCVAPGKRFQPMSNLSGGEKTVAALALLFAIHSFQPAPFFVLDEIDAALDNTNIGKVASYIRDKTSSLQTIVISLKEEFYSHADALIGICPDVGECLESKVLTLDLTTYPTHIN